A window of the Halobacterium hubeiense genome harbors these coding sequences:
- a CDS encoding DUF5811 family protein produces MHGNTPYSGAEPSEPDPELTGTQRRALQDSISQITARTRDFLPDEYVVGSEISSGSNGVQVTVAVRPPAGNPVSAGFTPEFDGVADDELIPDDDREEVARGLAASAALQVKHALGDDVPQTAR; encoded by the coding sequence ATGCACGGGAACACGCCGTACAGTGGTGCCGAGCCGTCGGAACCCGACCCCGAGCTCACGGGAACGCAGCGGCGCGCGCTCCAGGACAGCATCTCCCAGATTACCGCCCGCACGCGGGACTTCCTCCCCGACGAGTACGTCGTCGGCTCCGAGATTAGCTCCGGCTCGAACGGCGTCCAGGTCACCGTCGCCGTCCGCCCGCCCGCCGGCAACCCCGTCAGCGCCGGGTTCACCCCGGAGTTCGACGGCGTCGCCGACGACGAGCTCATCCCGGACGACGACCGCGAGGAGGTCGCGCGCGGCCTCGCCGCCAGCGCCGCCCTCCAAGTCAAGCACGCGCTCGGCGACGACGTCCCGCAGACCGCTCGCTGA
- a CDS encoding pyruvoyl-dependent arginine decarboxylase, with translation MTIRVVWGTGTAPTEMAAYDAALADAGVHNYNLVTVSSVIPADADVEAVGTASDLGPAGNRLTVVEAHANAAGPRHVSAALAWAESDEGPGLFYEVADETDAADVESRVRAGIDAGMDLRDWSFDDATVRTTSTEADAGEYAAAVVVAAYGDSEPIL, from the coding sequence ATGACCATCAGAGTCGTCTGGGGGACGGGCACGGCGCCCACGGAGATGGCGGCGTACGACGCCGCGCTCGCGGACGCCGGCGTCCACAACTACAACCTCGTCACGGTGTCGTCGGTGATTCCCGCGGACGCCGACGTCGAAGCGGTGGGGACCGCGTCGGACCTCGGCCCCGCCGGGAACCGCTTGACGGTCGTGGAGGCGCACGCCAACGCCGCCGGGCCGCGCCACGTCAGCGCCGCGCTCGCGTGGGCGGAGAGCGACGAGGGGCCGGGCCTGTTCTACGAGGTCGCCGACGAGACGGACGCTGCGGACGTCGAGTCCCGGGTGCGCGCCGGCATCGACGCGGGCATGGACCTCCGCGACTGGTCGTTCGACGACGCGACAGTCCGCACGACTAGCACCGAAGCCGACGCCGGCGAGTACGCGGCGGCGGTCGTGGTCGCCGCGTACGGTGACAGCGAACCGATTCTTTGA
- the pan2 gene encoding proteasome-activating nucleotidase Pan2 produces the protein MSRSPSLPDRPTLDVDPESSPEEHFDALQDHYGEILDVHEQLQSQLEEVESRREELREEVDRLQRENETLKTASLYLATVEDLPEDGSAVIKQHGNNQEVLTELSPRLADELEVGDRVAINDSFSVQRVLDDETDARAQAMEVDESPTVEYDDIGGLDEQLREVREAVEDPLVNPEKFEKVGVEPPSGVLLHGPPGTGKTMLAKAVANQTDATFIKMAGSELVRKFIGEGSRLVRDLFELADQKEPAIIFIDEIDAVAAKRTDSKTSGDAEVQRTMMQLLSEMDGFDERGDVRIIAATNRFDMLDSAILRPGRFDRLIEVPNPTEEARERILEIHAGDMNVADDVAFADLARETEGFSGAQLASLATEAGMFAIRDDRDEVRREDFDAAYEKLVAEGEDDVGPNYPSYIR, from the coding sequence ATGTCGCGCAGTCCTTCACTACCTGACCGGCCGACGCTCGACGTCGACCCCGAGTCGTCGCCGGAAGAACACTTCGACGCGCTCCAGGACCACTACGGAGAGATTCTCGACGTCCACGAGCAGCTGCAGTCCCAGCTCGAGGAGGTCGAGTCGCGTCGCGAAGAGCTCCGCGAGGAGGTCGACCGCCTCCAGCGGGAGAACGAGACGCTGAAGACCGCGTCGCTGTACCTCGCCACCGTCGAGGACCTGCCCGAGGACGGCAGCGCCGTCATCAAGCAGCACGGCAACAACCAGGAAGTCCTCACCGAGCTGTCCCCGCGGCTCGCCGACGAGCTGGAAGTCGGGGACCGCGTCGCCATCAACGACTCGTTCAGCGTGCAGCGCGTCCTCGACGACGAGACGGACGCCCGCGCGCAGGCGATGGAGGTCGACGAGTCGCCGACCGTCGAGTACGACGACATCGGCGGCCTCGACGAGCAGCTCCGGGAGGTCCGGGAGGCCGTCGAGGACCCCCTCGTCAACCCCGAGAAGTTCGAGAAGGTCGGCGTGGAGCCGCCGAGCGGCGTGCTCCTGCACGGGCCGCCGGGCACCGGGAAGACGATGCTGGCGAAGGCCGTCGCGAACCAGACGGACGCGACGTTCATCAAGATGGCCGGCTCGGAGCTCGTCCGGAAGTTCATCGGCGAGGGGTCGCGGCTGGTCCGGGACCTCTTCGAGCTCGCCGACCAGAAGGAGCCCGCCATCATCTTCATCGACGAGATCGACGCCGTCGCCGCCAAGCGCACGGACTCGAAGACCAGCGGGGACGCCGAGGTCCAGCGGACGATGATGCAGCTGCTCTCGGAGATGGACGGCTTCGACGAGCGCGGGGACGTCCGCATCATCGCCGCCACGAACCGCTTCGACATGCTGGATTCGGCGATTCTCCGCCCGGGCCGCTTCGACCGCCTCATCGAGGTGCCGAACCCGACCGAGGAGGCCCGCGAGCGCATCCTCGAAATCCACGCGGGCGACATGAACGTCGCCGACGACGTGGCGTTCGCGGACCTCGCCCGCGAGACCGAGGGCTTCTCCGGCGCGCAGCTCGCGAGCCTCGCCACGGAGGCGGGGATGTTCGCGATTCGGGACGACCGCGACGAGGTCCGCCGCGAGGACTTCGACGCCGCCTACGAGAAGCTCGTCGCCGAGGGCGAGGACGACGTCGGCCCGAACTACCCCAGCTACATCCGGTAA
- the pepF gene encoding oligoendopeptidase F: MSSVPERSELDERHTWDLESIYASDDDWEAAYEDVASRLDELEAYEGRLTESGETLLEALQLRDDIHREAEQVSAYARMRSDEDTRDQQYQALRARASSLMADVSSATSFFGPELQDCTREELQELVEEEPELATYEHYFDDVLRMKPHTRSAEVEELLSDLGDVLGAPSDAYSMLTDADLEFPTVEDPDGEAVEISQANFTKLLKEPDREFRQTVHESFFETIGDVRNTIGATMKNQVKKDVKLAEARNYDTAREAALDGANIPTEVYDNLVETVDDNLDKLHRHVDLKREALDVDEVQMWDLYMPIVDSESPEVTYEEAKEHVVEAVAPLGEDYQNRVAEGLESRWVDVYENRGKRSGAYSGGTYDTQPFILMNYQDDISSMFTLAHELGHSLHSQYTSEQQPYVYSDYEIFVAEVASTVNEALLVNHLLDTVEDDHFRKHILNEYLERFRSTLYRQTLFADVEHRLHSLAEEGEALTPDRVDEVYGERKEAYYANAVVDDHIRREWMRIPHFYYNFYVFQYSTGISAAVALVQDILDEGQPAADRYLDFLKRGSSEYPLELLRAAGVDMSTSEPIERALDVYDERLEQAEELV; this comes from the coding sequence ATGAGTAGCGTTCCCGAACGAAGCGAGCTCGACGAACGACACACGTGGGACCTGGAGAGCATCTACGCCAGCGACGACGACTGGGAAGCGGCCTACGAGGACGTCGCGTCCCGACTGGACGAACTCGAAGCCTACGAGGGGCGGCTCACCGAGTCCGGCGAGACCTTGCTGGAAGCGCTCCAGCTCCGCGACGACATCCACCGCGAGGCCGAGCAGGTGTCGGCGTACGCGCGGATGCGCTCCGACGAGGACACCCGCGACCAGCAGTATCAGGCGCTCCGGGCGCGGGCGTCCAGCCTGATGGCGGACGTCTCCAGCGCGACCTCCTTCTTCGGTCCGGAACTCCAGGACTGCACGCGCGAGGAACTCCAGGAGCTCGTCGAGGAGGAGCCCGAACTGGCGACCTACGAGCACTACTTCGACGACGTCCTCCGCATGAAGCCGCACACGCGCTCGGCGGAGGTCGAGGAGCTGCTGAGCGACCTCGGCGACGTGCTCGGCGCGCCCAGTGACGCGTACAGCATGCTGACGGACGCGGACCTGGAGTTCCCGACCGTCGAGGACCCCGACGGCGAGGCCGTCGAAATCTCGCAGGCGAACTTCACGAAGCTCCTCAAGGAGCCCGACCGGGAGTTCCGTCAGACCGTCCACGAGTCGTTCTTCGAGACCATCGGCGACGTCCGCAACACCATCGGCGCGACGATGAAGAATCAGGTGAAGAAGGACGTCAAGCTCGCGGAAGCCCGGAACTACGACACCGCCCGCGAGGCCGCGCTCGACGGCGCGAACATCCCCACGGAGGTGTACGACAACCTCGTGGAGACTGTCGACGACAACCTCGACAAGCTCCACCGCCACGTCGACCTCAAGCGCGAGGCGCTCGACGTCGACGAGGTCCAGATGTGGGACCTCTACATGCCCATCGTGGACTCAGAGAGCCCCGAAGTCACCTACGAGGAGGCCAAAGAGCACGTCGTGGAGGCGGTCGCGCCGCTCGGCGAGGACTACCAGAACCGCGTCGCCGAAGGGCTGGAGTCCCGCTGGGTTGACGTCTACGAGAACCGCGGGAAGCGCTCGGGCGCGTACTCCGGGGGGACCTACGACACCCAGCCGTTCATCCTGATGAACTACCAGGACGACATCTCCTCGATGTTCACGCTCGCGCACGAACTCGGGCACAGCCTCCACAGCCAGTACACCAGCGAGCAGCAGCCGTACGTCTACTCGGACTACGAAATCTTCGTGGCGGAGGTCGCCTCCACGGTCAACGAGGCGCTGCTCGTCAACCACCTCCTCGATACGGTCGAGGACGACCACTTCCGCAAGCACATCCTCAACGAGTACCTCGAACGGTTCCGCTCGACGCTGTACCGGCAGACGCTGTTCGCGGACGTCGAACACCGCCTGCACTCGCTGGCCGAAGAGGGCGAGGCGCTGACGCCCGACCGCGTGGACGAGGTGTACGGCGAGCGCAAGGAGGCCTACTACGCGAACGCCGTCGTCGACGACCACATCCGCCGCGAGTGGATGCGCATCCCGCACTTCTACTACAACTTCTACGTCTTCCAGTACTCGACGGGCATCTCGGCGGCCGTCGCACTCGTGCAGGACATCCTCGACGAGGGCCAGCCCGCCGCCGACCGCTACCTCGACTTCCTCAAGCGCGGGTCCAGCGAGTACCCGCTGGAACTGCTGCGGGCCGCGGGCGTGGACATGTCCACGAGCGAGCCCATCGAACGCGCGCTCGACGTCTACGACGAGCGCCTCGAACAAGCCGAGGAACTCGTCTGA
- the truA gene encoding tRNA pseudouridine(38-40) synthase TruA: MPRRAFRVAYDGRPYYGFQRQPDVTTVEDELFGALRRLDAFEGEKPPGYAAAGRTDAGVSARAQTIAFDAPAWLTPSGLNSELSGPLRAWATADAPAEFHATHDANWREYRYFWLAPERSEGAERASSEGRGPSDHSSGRSPREDGEERPASHAGDADDRAAEALDRLLGEHDFHNLTPDDANTVRELSGGIERDGDFLVVTLRASGFCRELVRRVVALVQAVAGGDNFDRIDRLLAAEPIEGPEGVTPAPPGSLVLHDVDYDLDFAVEANALAATRAMFADLREQRRARARAAGHVADSL, encoded by the coding sequence ATGCCCCGTCGCGCGTTCCGCGTCGCCTACGACGGCCGCCCCTACTACGGCTTCCAGCGCCAGCCCGACGTCACGACCGTCGAGGACGAACTGTTCGGCGCGCTCCGGCGGCTCGACGCCTTTGAGGGGGAGAAACCGCCGGGGTACGCGGCTGCCGGCCGGACCGACGCCGGCGTGTCGGCGCGCGCGCAGACCATCGCCTTCGACGCGCCCGCGTGGCTGACGCCGTCCGGGCTGAACAGCGAACTCTCCGGGCCGCTGCGCGCGTGGGCGACCGCCGACGCGCCCGCGGAGTTCCACGCGACCCACGACGCGAACTGGCGGGAGTACCGGTACTTCTGGCTCGCGCCCGAGCGTAGCGAGGGCGCGGAACGAGCGAGTAGCGAGGGACGGGGTCCCTCGGACCATTCGAGCGGGCGAAGCCCGCGAGAAGACGGGGAGGAACGACCCGCGAGCCACGCTGGAGACGCGGACGACCGAGCGGCCGAGGCGCTCGACCGGCTGCTCGGCGAGCACGACTTCCACAACCTCACGCCCGACGACGCCAACACCGTCCGCGAACTCTCCGGCGGCATCGAGCGCGACGGCGACTTCCTGGTGGTGACGCTGCGCGCGAGCGGGTTCTGCCGCGAACTCGTGCGTCGCGTCGTCGCGCTCGTGCAGGCGGTCGCGGGCGGCGACAACTTCGACCGCATCGACCGCCTGCTCGCCGCCGAGCCGATCGAGGGGCCGGAGGGCGTGACGCCCGCGCCGCCCGGCTCGCTCGTGCTCCACGACGTCGACTACGACCTCGACTTCGCCGTCGAGGCGAACGCGCTGGCCGCGACCCGGGCGATGTTCGCGGACCTCCGCGAACAGCGCCGTGCGCGAGCGCGGGCGGCCGGTCACGTCGCCGACTCCCTGTGA
- the hisS gene encoding histidine--tRNA ligase, giving the protein MYDRLKGFRDFYPEEMGPRREAMDAVEDAARRYGFREIGTPALEGTQMYVDKSGEGIVDELYSFTDQGGRDVALTPELTPTVARMVVAKQQELSKPIKWYSTRAFWRYEEPQQGRFREFYQTNVDIFGSSDPRADAEVLAVAADGLTSLGLTGEDFEFRVSHRDILGGLLNAFDADVDTEEAIRVVDKRAKIERAEYLDGLAAVGLSYDQAERFDDLLAGDDLDALVEFAGTERVADAVENLRAVLDAAENLGVREYCEISLTTARGLDYYTGVVFECFDATGDIGRSVFGGGRYDDLIESFGGQPTPAVGVAPGHAPLNLLLERAGVRSEGDLATDYYVLQVGDTEAEAARVASDLRARGHVVESDVADRSFGAQMNYADSIGAETVVIVGEQDLANGEVTVKDMESGDQTTAPFEDFPGDRDAPTLADFQ; this is encoded by the coding sequence ATGTACGACCGACTCAAGGGATTCCGCGACTTCTACCCCGAGGAGATGGGGCCGCGCCGCGAGGCGATGGACGCCGTCGAGGACGCGGCGCGCCGCTACGGCTTCCGGGAAATCGGGACGCCGGCGCTGGAGGGCACGCAGATGTACGTCGACAAGTCCGGCGAGGGCATCGTCGACGAGCTCTACTCCTTTACCGACCAGGGCGGCCGCGACGTCGCGCTCACGCCCGAGCTGACGCCGACGGTCGCGCGCATGGTCGTCGCGAAACAGCAGGAGCTCTCGAAGCCCATCAAGTGGTACTCGACGCGCGCGTTCTGGCGCTACGAGGAGCCCCAGCAGGGCCGCTTCCGGGAGTTCTACCAGACGAACGTGGACATCTTCGGCTCCAGCGACCCGCGCGCTGACGCCGAAGTGCTCGCCGTGGCCGCCGACGGCCTCACGAGTCTCGGTCTCACGGGCGAGGACTTCGAGTTCCGCGTCTCCCACCGCGACATCCTCGGCGGCCTCCTGAACGCCTTCGACGCCGACGTGGACACCGAGGAGGCCATCCGCGTCGTGGACAAGCGCGCGAAAATCGAGCGCGCGGAGTACCTCGACGGCCTCGCGGCGGTCGGCCTCTCCTACGACCAGGCCGAGCGCTTCGACGACCTGCTCGCGGGCGACGACCTCGACGCGCTCGTCGAGTTCGCGGGCACCGAGCGCGTCGCGGACGCCGTCGAGAACCTCCGCGCCGTGCTGGACGCCGCCGAGAACCTCGGCGTGCGCGAGTACTGCGAGATTTCGCTGACGACGGCCCGCGGGCTGGACTACTACACGGGCGTCGTCTTCGAGTGCTTCGACGCCACCGGCGACATCGGGCGCTCCGTGTTCGGCGGCGGCCGCTACGACGACCTCATCGAGTCCTTCGGCGGCCAGCCCACGCCCGCGGTCGGCGTCGCGCCCGGGCACGCGCCCCTGAACCTCCTGCTGGAGCGCGCGGGCGTCCGCTCGGAGGGCGACCTCGCGACGGACTACTACGTCCTGCAGGTCGGCGACACGGAGGCAGAGGCAGCGCGCGTCGCCAGCGACCTCCGCGCTCGCGGCCACGTCGTCGAGAGCGACGTCGCCGACCGGAGCTTCGGCGCGCAGATGAACTACGCCGACAGCATCGGCGCCGAGACGGTCGTCATCGTCGGCGAACAGGACCTCGCGAACGGCGAAGTCACCGTCAAAGACATGGAGAGCGGCGACCAGACCACCGCGCCCTTCGAGGACTTCCCGGGCGACCGGGACGCACCGACGCTCGCCGACTTCCAGTAA
- a CDS encoding EamA family transporter gives MESGLLYALAAAGLWGTYLFVLKRYFVGVHGAVLTVFVNAAAIAWYLPFAVATGSEGLPAFPPMDAWSIAVFAGTVVFGALAFVVSVQALAVGDVSYVAPIAKIVPVFVVPIEVFVLGAYLEPTAVAGIVVATTAVYLANYEGGDVLEPFRRAVHSRAAQLALVSAALFAVSDVGRRVVLDGFTFPTRLWVPVYLAGVAAVVLPLALRRWPATGIRPFLGKFAVTGAGVAVAEHVTALAFASAPASIASTLVNGQAIVAVLLGCVLLGEPGLRRRLGAAVLAVVGVGLIAA, from the coding sequence ATGGAGTCCGGGCTACTCTACGCGCTCGCCGCCGCGGGCCTGTGGGGGACGTACCTCTTCGTCCTGAAGCGCTACTTCGTCGGCGTCCACGGCGCGGTCCTCACGGTGTTCGTGAACGCGGCGGCCATCGCGTGGTACCTCCCGTTCGCCGTCGCGACCGGTAGTGAGGGACTGCCGGCGTTCCCGCCGATGGACGCGTGGTCGATTGCGGTGTTCGCCGGCACCGTCGTCTTCGGCGCGCTCGCGTTCGTCGTCTCCGTGCAGGCGCTGGCCGTCGGCGACGTCTCCTACGTCGCGCCCATCGCGAAAATCGTCCCCGTGTTCGTCGTGCCCATCGAGGTGTTCGTGCTCGGCGCGTACCTCGAACCGACGGCGGTCGCCGGCATCGTCGTCGCCACCACCGCGGTCTACCTCGCGAACTACGAGGGCGGGGACGTCCTCGAACCGTTCCGGCGCGCCGTCCACTCGCGGGCCGCCCAGCTCGCGCTCGTCTCCGCGGCGCTGTTCGCCGTCAGCGACGTCGGCCGCCGGGTCGTCCTCGACGGGTTCACGTTCCCGACGCGGCTCTGGGTGCCGGTGTACCTCGCGGGCGTCGCCGCCGTCGTGCTCCCGCTCGCGCTCCGCCGCTGGCCCGCGACCGGCATCCGGCCGTTCCTCGGGAAGTTCGCGGTGACCGGCGCCGGCGTCGCAGTCGCAGAGCACGTGACCGCGCTCGCGTTCGCCAGCGCGCCCGCCAGCATCGCCTCGACGCTCGTCAACGGGCAGGCCATCGTCGCCGTCCTGCTCGGCTGCGTGCTCCTCGGTGAACCCGGCTTGCGCCGGCGGCTCGGCGCCGCCGTCCTCGCGGTGGTCGGCGTCGGCCTGATTGCCGCGTAG
- a CDS encoding DUF7411 family protein — protein sequence MRLGLLYSGGKDSTLAALLVDRFYDVTLVTAHFGVTDEHEHAERAADAAGFEFRALELDREVAEEAVERMREDGYPRNGIQHVHEEALEAVAALDFDAVADGTRRDDRVPTVSRAQAQSLEDRHDVDYLSPLAGFGRSAVDRLVDAELDVEVGPSEEIPRADYEAELRAMLRAEHGEDAIREVFPDHDQTYVHGLRE from the coding sequence ATGCGGCTGGGCTTGCTCTACAGCGGCGGGAAGGACTCCACGCTGGCGGCGCTGCTCGTCGACCGCTTCTACGACGTGACGCTGGTCACCGCGCACTTCGGCGTCACCGACGAGCACGAGCACGCCGAGCGGGCGGCCGACGCCGCGGGCTTCGAGTTCCGCGCGCTGGAACTCGACCGCGAGGTCGCCGAGGAGGCCGTCGAGCGGATGCGCGAGGACGGCTACCCGCGCAACGGCATCCAGCACGTCCACGAGGAGGCGCTGGAAGCCGTCGCCGCCCTCGACTTCGACGCCGTCGCCGACGGCACGCGTCGCGACGACCGCGTGCCCACGGTCTCGCGGGCGCAAGCGCAGAGCCTCGAAGACCGCCACGACGTGGACTACCTCTCGCCGCTGGCGGGCTTCGGCCGGAGCGCGGTCGACCGCCTCGTGGACGCCGAACTCGACGTCGAAGTCGGTCCCAGCGAGGAGATTCCGCGCGCCGACTACGAGGCCGAACTGCGCGCGATGCTCCGCGCCGAACACGGCGAGGACGCCATCCGCGAGGTGTTCCCCGACCACGACCAGACGTACGTCCACGGCCTCCGCGAGTAG
- a CDS encoding DNA-binding protein — MSGSPDDDRLEELRQQKKEQLKQQQQQQGGGDREAAQQAQREQAEQQKQALLKQHLTDGARKRLNTIKMSKPEFAEQAEQQILALAQSGRLQDQIDEEQMKDLLRELKPDSQSFNINRR; from the coding sequence ATGAGTGGGAGCCCGGACGACGACCGGCTCGAGGAACTGCGCCAGCAGAAGAAAGAACAGCTCAAGCAGCAGCAACAGCAGCAGGGCGGCGGCGACCGGGAGGCGGCCCAGCAGGCCCAACGCGAGCAGGCCGAACAGCAGAAGCAGGCGCTGCTCAAACAGCACCTCACCGACGGCGCGCGCAAGCGCCTGAACACGATCAAGATGAGCAAGCCGGAGTTCGCCGAGCAGGCCGAACAGCAGATTCTCGCGCTCGCGCAGTCCGGCCGCCTGCAGGACCAGATCGACGAGGAGCAGATGAAAGACCTGCTCCGCGAACTCAAGCCCGACTCCCAGAGCTTCAACATCAACCGCCGGTAG
- a CDS encoding 30S ribosomal protein S19e, whose amino-acid sequence MATLYDAPADELVDELASELEDRLDEPDWAQFAKTGVGRELPPEQEDFWARRAASLLRKVAVDGPIGVKRLATAYGDTTDGSNRYGVSPPSSTSSSRNIVRTALQQLEDEDLVEQQHDRGRVVTAEGRSLLDETAGDVIENLDRPELERYA is encoded by the coding sequence ATGGCAACCCTCTACGACGCTCCCGCTGACGAGCTCGTCGACGAGCTCGCGAGCGAGCTCGAAGACCGACTCGACGAACCCGACTGGGCGCAGTTCGCGAAGACCGGCGTCGGCCGCGAACTCCCCCCCGAACAGGAGGACTTCTGGGCGCGCCGCGCCGCCAGCCTCCTCCGGAAGGTCGCCGTCGACGGCCCCATCGGCGTCAAGCGCCTCGCGACGGCCTACGGCGACACTACCGACGGCTCCAACCGCTACGGCGTCTCCCCGCCGTCGAGCACGTCCAGCTCCCGGAACATCGTCCGCACCGCGCTCCAGCAGCTCGAAGACGAGGACCTCGTCGAGCAGCAACACGACCGCGGCCGCGTCGTCACCGCCGAGGGCCGCAGCCTCCTCGACGAGACGGCCGGCGACGTCATCGAGAACCTCGACCGCCCCGAGCTCGAACGCTACGCGTAA
- the thiL gene encoding thiamine-phosphate kinase, which translates to MNERAALDVVGGLVAGAGDDAAVVDDTVFTIDMLHETTDFPAGTTRYTAGWRSVGASLSDVAAMGADATAAVGVYGAPDFDEDGLRAYVEGALDVCEAVGAEYVGGDLDGHDEFTVATAAIGRTDDPVRRDGASPGDALVVTGTLGRTAAAMERFDSGDVERANELFRFEPRVRAGRALAGHATAMMDSSDGLARSLHQLAEASDCGFAVDGDSVPVAEELRDVVEDPLDTAVTYGEDFELVATVPESAVGVVRAESDVPLSIVGEVTASGVTLDGEPLADRGWTH; encoded by the coding sequence ATGAACGAACGGGCGGCCCTCGACGTGGTCGGCGGACTCGTCGCGGGCGCCGGCGACGACGCCGCGGTCGTCGACGACACGGTGTTCACCATCGACATGCTCCACGAGACGACCGACTTCCCCGCCGGCACCACCCGGTACACGGCGGGCTGGCGGTCGGTGGGCGCGTCGCTGTCGGACGTCGCCGCGATGGGCGCGGACGCGACGGCGGCGGTCGGCGTCTACGGCGCGCCCGACTTCGACGAGGACGGTCTGCGCGCGTACGTGGAGGGCGCGCTGGACGTCTGCGAGGCCGTGGGCGCGGAGTACGTCGGCGGCGACTTGGACGGCCACGACGAGTTCACGGTGGCGACGGCGGCCATCGGACGCACCGACGACCCGGTCCGCCGAGACGGCGCGAGTCCGGGGGACGCGCTCGTCGTGACGGGGACGCTCGGACGGACCGCCGCCGCGATGGAACGCTTCGATTCCGGAGACGTCGAGCGGGCGAACGAACTGTTCCGGTTCGAGCCGCGCGTCCGAGCGGGCCGCGCGCTCGCCGGCCACGCGACCGCGATGATGGACTCCAGCGACGGACTGGCGCGCTCGCTCCACCAGCTCGCGGAAGCCAGCGACTGCGGGTTCGCGGTGGACGGCGACAGCGTCCCCGTGGCCGAGGAACTCCGCGACGTTGTCGAGGACCCCCTCGATACCGCCGTGACGTACGGCGAGGACTTCGAACTCGTGGCGACTGTCCCCGAGAGCGCCGTCGGAGTGGTGCGTGCGGAGAGCGACGTCCCCCTTTCTATCGTCGGGGAGGTCACAGCGTCGGGCGTCACGCTGGACGGCGAGCCGCTGGCGGACCGCGGCTGGACGCACTAA
- a CDS encoding site-2 protease family protein has protein sequence MSAQPPDGAPSPDSFASVFDVYEVRRDDGRVLYFGDPETDRETLMETVWPAFRERGYEVRLARRTGELVLVAEPHDAADDGGVPWTNVALFVATIASTLFVGANWYYVDPFSPEVVQALPFTVAVVGVLAVHEFGHYAMSRYHDVDASLPYFIPFPSLFGTMGAVIRMRGRIPSRKALFDIGAAGPLAGLVAAVAVSAVGLLLPPVTVPPEIVNSASAVEVQFAYPPLLQAIAAVLGEPLSYSDPSKSISPVVMGGWIGMFVTFLNLIPVGQLDGGHVLRSLVGEHADRVAPLVPTALFALAGYQWFVADAGDTAGIWVVWGVIATVITFAGGVDPVDDSSLDARRVAVGVLTFVLGALCFMPVPIEIVG, from the coding sequence ATGTCGGCACAGCCGCCCGACGGCGCCCCGAGCCCGGATTCGTTCGCGTCGGTCTTCGACGTCTACGAGGTCCGCCGCGACGACGGCCGCGTGCTCTACTTCGGCGACCCCGAGACCGACCGCGAGACCCTCATGGAGACCGTCTGGCCGGCGTTCCGCGAGCGCGGCTACGAGGTCCGGCTCGCGCGCCGCACCGGCGAACTCGTCCTCGTCGCGGAACCCCACGACGCCGCCGACGACGGCGGCGTCCCGTGGACGAACGTCGCGCTGTTCGTCGCGACCATCGCGTCGACGCTGTTCGTCGGCGCCAACTGGTACTACGTGGACCCGTTCTCTCCCGAAGTCGTGCAGGCGCTCCCGTTCACGGTCGCGGTCGTCGGCGTGCTCGCCGTCCACGAGTTCGGCCACTACGCGATGAGCCGCTACCACGACGTCGACGCCTCCCTCCCGTACTTCATCCCGTTCCCGTCTCTGTTCGGGACGATGGGCGCGGTCATCCGGATGCGCGGCCGGATTCCCTCCCGGAAAGCCCTCTTCGACATCGGCGCCGCCGGCCCGCTGGCTGGTCTGGTCGCCGCCGTCGCCGTCTCCGCAGTCGGCCTCCTGTTGCCGCCCGTGACGGTGCCGCCGGAAATCGTCAACTCCGCGTCCGCGGTCGAAGTCCAGTTCGCGTACCCGCCGCTGCTGCAGGCCATCGCCGCCGTCCTCGGCGAACCCCTCTCGTACAGCGACCCCTCGAAGTCCATCAGTCCGGTCGTGATGGGCGGCTGGATCGGGATGTTCGTCACGTTCCTGAACCTCATCCCGGTCGGCCAGCTCGACGGCGGCCACGTCCTCCGGTCGCTGGTCGGCGAGCACGCCGACCGCGTCGCCCCGCTCGTGCCGACGGCGCTGTTCGCGCTCGCGGGCTACCAGTGGTTCGTTGCGGACGCCGGCGACACCGCGGGCATCTGGGTCGTCTGGGGCGTCATCGCGACTGTCATCACGTTCGCGGGCGGCGTCGACCCCGTGGACGACTCGTCGCTGGACGCGCGCCGGGTCGCCGTCGGCGTACTCACGTTCGTCCTCGGCGCGCTCTGCTTCATGCCCGTCCCCATCGAAATCGTCGGTTAG